Proteins from a single region of Electrophorus electricus isolate fEleEle1 chromosome 5, fEleEle1.pri, whole genome shotgun sequence:
- the LOC118241292 gene encoding uncharacterized protein LOC118241292 encodes MTNKQQQHHLTLDLSEHVNISKADYNAHVTQKDEVRQEKSCDKDSANNEKSVLTMALQAVLLCPKTQASSLYYKTKLQVHNFTLFNLKSKEGYCYIWDETDDFLQVTLGFPETLILEPGANVTIWCQHNQMEPAYIYWFKHTNRSVPDQLDCQFYQKYSSTSSCNSVNQSDQVVMSVNSQNTSLTIAAVNHTDSGLYYCGVWQSNRISFRNAIHLQVREQDETLSKNSTQDVFFMLTVVFVGVIVILVSVLLVMLKRRKHRDTVSIVEKEQDSNYADLQFSDKKIKKAGRRTEVVDPQVVYSSVRH; translated from the exons ATGACGaacaagcagcagcagcaccatctAACTCTGGACCTGAGTGAG CATGTGAATATCAGTAAGGCTGACTATAATGCCCATGTCACCCAGAAAGATGAAGTAAGGCAAGAGAAATCCTGTGACAAAGATTCTGCAAATAATGAGAAGTCAGTTTTGACAATGGCCCTGCAAGCTGTGCTACTGTGTCCAAAGACCCAAGCCAGCAGCCtgtattacaaaacaaaactgcaggtCCATAACTTTACACTCTTCAACTTGAAGTCAAAGGAAGGGTACTGCTACATTTGGGATGAAACAGACG ATTTTCTCCAAGTGACTCTGGGCTTTCCAGAGACTTTAATATTGGAACCTGGTGCTAATGTCACCATTTGGTGCCAGCATAACCAGATGGAACCAGCTTACATATACTGGTTCAAGCACACCAACCGTTCTGTGCCAGACCAACTTGACTGCCaattttatcaaaaatattcttCAACAAGCTCCTGTAATTCTGTTAATCAGAGTGATCAAGTGGTGATGTCTGTAAACTCTCAGAACACGTCTCTAACAATAGCTGCAGTGAATCACACTGATTCAGGACTGTATTACTGTGGCGTTTGGCAGAGCAACAGAATTTCCTTCAGaaatgcaatacatttacaAGTGAGAG agcaagatgaaACACTTTCCAAAAACAGCACTCAAG ATGTCTTCTTCATGCTGACggtggtgtttgttggtgtgatTGTGATTCTCGTCAGTGTTCTTCTAGTTATGCTGAAGAGGAGAAAACACAGAG ACACTGTCTCTATTGTGGAAAAG GAGCAGGATTCTAATTATGCTGATCTACAATTCTCTGATAAGAAAATCAAGAAAGCAGGAAGACGCACTGAAGTGGTGGATCCTCAGGTTGTGTATTCTTCAGTAAGACACTAG